A genome region from Aptenodytes patagonicus chromosome 26, bAptPat1.pri.cur, whole genome shotgun sequence includes the following:
- the GBA1 gene encoding lysosomal acid glucosylceramidase isoform X1 has product MGAAGALGWRLLLLLLLQAVHRAAGARPCSPKYFGRDAMVCVCNATYCDTLDPVVLPALGTYVKYESSKAGKRLERSEGSFQRSLRAPDLVLTVDTTQRYQKVKGFGGSVTDAAAMNILSLPETAQDHLLRSYFSEEGLEYNLVRLPMASCDFSLHAYTYDDVPFDYELTHFSLRDEDTKLKIPLLHRALAMSKQPLSLYASPWTSPTWMKTSESFVGKGTLKGQAGDKYHKTWANYFVRFLDEYAKYNLTFWAVTAENEPSAGLINNYPFQCLGFTAEQQRDFIAWDLGPALANSSHRHIQLIILDDNRLHLPHWAKVDTVVPTHELFPDYFILATEACIGAHFWERDVILGCWDRGNQYSHSILTNLNHFVAGWTDWNLALDLEGGPNWVKNYVDSPVIVDTSEGIFYKQPMFYHMGHFSKFIPEGSQRVGLVASKESKKVDLEYTAFLRPDGAVVVVVLNRSPQNITFGLADTVGLIAAVAPASSIQTYLWQRQ; this is encoded by the exons ATGGGGGCCGCCGGTGCCCTGggctggcggctgctgctgctgctgctgctgcaggccgTGCACAGGGCCGCAG GCGCCCGGCCCTGCAGCCCCAAGTACTTCGGCCGTGACGCCATGGTGTGTGTCTGCAACGCCACATACTGCGACACGCTGGACCCCGTGGTCCTGCCGGCCCTGGGCACCTACGTGAAGTATGAGAGCAGCAAGGCTGGCAAGCGGCTGGAGCGCAGCGAGGGGAGCTTCCAGCGCAGCCTGCGTGCCCCAG ATCTCGTCCTGACTGTGGACACGACACAGCGGTACCAGAAGGTGAAGGGTTTTGGCGGTTCTGTCACCGACGCAGCTGCCATGAACATCCTTTCCCTGCCAGAAACAGCCCAGGATCACCTGCTGCGCTCGTACTTCTCTGAGGAAG GGCTGGAGTACAACCTTGTCCGGCTCCCTATGGCCAGCTGCGACTTCTCCCTTCATGCCTACACCTACGATGACGTTCCCTTCGACTACGAGCTCACCCACTTCAGCCTGCGAGATGAAGACACGAAGCTGAAG atTCCCCTCCTGCACCGAGCCTTGGCCATGAGCAAGCAGCCGCTGTCGCTGTATGCAAGCCCCTGGACCTCCCCGACCTGGATGAAGACCAGCGAGTCCTTCGTGGGGAAGGGCACGCtgaaggggcaggcaggggacaagTACCACAAGACCTGGGCCAACTACTTTGTACG GTTCCTGGATGAATACGCCAAGTACAACCTGACCTTCTGGGCGGTGACGGCAGAGAACGAGCCCTCGGCTGGGCTGATCAACAACTACCCCTTCCAGTGCCTGGGCTTCACAGCCGAGCAGCAGCGGGACTTCATCGCGTGGGACCTGGGCCCCGCGCTGGCCAACAGCTCCCACCGCCACATCCAGCTCATCATCCTGGACGACAACCGGCTCCACCTCCCGCATTGGGCCAAAGTG GACACGGTGGTGCCAACTCACGAGCTCTTCCCTGACTATTTCATCCTGGCCACGGAGGCGTGCATCGGGGCCCATTTCTGGGAGAGGGACGTGATCCTGGGCTGCTGGGATCGGGGGAACCAGTATAGCCACAGCATCCTGACG AACCTGAACCACTTTGTGGCCGGCTGGACCGACTGGAACCTGGCCCTGGACTTGGAGGGGGGCCCCAACTGGGTCAAGAACTACGTGGACAGCCCAGTCATTGTGGACACCAGTGAAGGCATCTTCTACAAGCAGCCCATGTTCTACCACATGGGGCACTTCAG TAAGTTCATCCCCGAGGGCTCCCAGCGTGTGGGGCTCGTCGCCTCCAAAGAGTCCAAGAAGGTGGACCTGGAGTACACAGCTTTCCTGCGCCCTGACGGtgccgtggtggtggtggttctgAACCG GTCCCCGCAGAACATCACCTTCGGGCTGGCTGATACAGTTGGCCTCATCGCAGCCGTGGCTCCGGCCAGCTCCATCCAGACCTACCTGTGGCAGCGGCAGTGA
- the GBA1 gene encoding lysosomal acid glucosylceramidase isoform X2, which produces MGAAGALGWRLLLLLLLQAVHRAAGARPCSPKYFGRDAMVCVCNATYCDTLDPVVLPALGTYVKYESSKAGKRLERSEGSFQRSLRAPDLVLTVDTTQRYQKVKGFGGSVTDAAAMNILSLPETAQDHLLRSYFSEEGLEYNLVRLPMASCDFSLHAYTYDDVPFDYELTHFSLRDEDTKLKIPLLHRALAMSKQPLSLYASPWTSPTWMKTSESFVGKGTLKGQAGDKYHKTWANYFVRFLDEYAKYNLTFWAVTAENEPSAGLINNYPFQCLGFTAEQQRDFIAWDLGPALANSSHRHIQLIILDDNRLHLPHWAKVVLEDEKAARYVHGIGIHWYLDFIGPIQDTVVPTHELFPDYFILATEACIGAHFWERDVILGCWDRGNQYSHSILTNLNHFVAGWTDWNLALDLEGGPNWVKNYVDSPVIVDTSEGIFYKQPMFYHMGHFSKFIPEGSQRVGLVASKESKKVDLEYTAFLRPDGAVVVVVLNRSPQNITFGLADTVGLIAAVAPASSIQTYLWQRQ; this is translated from the exons ATGGGGGCCGCCGGTGCCCTGggctggcggctgctgctgctgctgctgctgcaggccgTGCACAGGGCCGCAG GCGCCCGGCCCTGCAGCCCCAAGTACTTCGGCCGTGACGCCATGGTGTGTGTCTGCAACGCCACATACTGCGACACGCTGGACCCCGTGGTCCTGCCGGCCCTGGGCACCTACGTGAAGTATGAGAGCAGCAAGGCTGGCAAGCGGCTGGAGCGCAGCGAGGGGAGCTTCCAGCGCAGCCTGCGTGCCCCAG ATCTCGTCCTGACTGTGGACACGACACAGCGGTACCAGAAGGTGAAGGGTTTTGGCGGTTCTGTCACCGACGCAGCTGCCATGAACATCCTTTCCCTGCCAGAAACAGCCCAGGATCACCTGCTGCGCTCGTACTTCTCTGAGGAAG GGCTGGAGTACAACCTTGTCCGGCTCCCTATGGCCAGCTGCGACTTCTCCCTTCATGCCTACACCTACGATGACGTTCCCTTCGACTACGAGCTCACCCACTTCAGCCTGCGAGATGAAGACACGAAGCTGAAG atTCCCCTCCTGCACCGAGCCTTGGCCATGAGCAAGCAGCCGCTGTCGCTGTATGCAAGCCCCTGGACCTCCCCGACCTGGATGAAGACCAGCGAGTCCTTCGTGGGGAAGGGCACGCtgaaggggcaggcaggggacaagTACCACAAGACCTGGGCCAACTACTTTGTACG GTTCCTGGATGAATACGCCAAGTACAACCTGACCTTCTGGGCGGTGACGGCAGAGAACGAGCCCTCGGCTGGGCTGATCAACAACTACCCCTTCCAGTGCCTGGGCTTCACAGCCGAGCAGCAGCGGGACTTCATCGCGTGGGACCTGGGCCCCGCGCTGGCCAACAGCTCCCACCGCCACATCCAGCTCATCATCCTGGACGACAACCGGCTCCACCTCCCGCATTGGGCCAAAGTG GTCCTGGAGGATGAAAAGGCAGCTCGCTACGTCCACGGCATTGGGATCCACTGGTATCTGGATTTCATTGGTCCCATACAGGACACGGTGGTGCCAACTCACGAGCTCTTCCCTGACTATTTCATCCTGGCCACGGAGGCGTGCATCGGGGCCCATTTCTGGGAGAGGGACGTGATCCTGGGCTGCTGGGATCGGGGGAACCAGTATAGCCACAGCATCCTGACG AACCTGAACCACTTTGTGGCCGGCTGGACCGACTGGAACCTGGCCCTGGACTTGGAGGGGGGCCCCAACTGGGTCAAGAACTACGTGGACAGCCCAGTCATTGTGGACACCAGTGAAGGCATCTTCTACAAGCAGCCCATGTTCTACCACATGGGGCACTTCAG TAAGTTCATCCCCGAGGGCTCCCAGCGTGTGGGGCTCGTCGCCTCCAAAGAGTCCAAGAAGGTGGACCTGGAGTACACAGCTTTCCTGCGCCCTGACGGtgccgtggtggtggtggttctgAACCG GTCCCCGCAGAACATCACCTTCGGGCTGGCTGATACAGTTGGCCTCATCGCAGCCGTGGCTCCGGCCAGCTCCATCCAGACCTACCTGTGGCAGCGGCAGTGA
- the LOC143171015 gene encoding lysosomal acid glucosylceramidase-like yields the protein MGAVGILGWLLLLQAVPGAAGARPCSPKYFGRDAMVCVCNATYCDTLDPVVLPALGTYVKYESSKAGKRLERSEGSFQRSLRAPGLLLTLNVSTMYQHVKGFGGSLSDAAALNILGLSRPAQDNLLRSYFSESGIEYNLIRLPMACSDFSVRPYSYDDVPHDYELKHFRLAEEDLKMKIPLLHRASAMSRRPLSLYASPWTSPAWMKSNGDVRGKGTLKGQAGDKYHKTWANYFIKFLDEYAKHNVTFWAVTAQNEPLAALLTHPQFPTIAFTAAQQRDFIVHDLGPALARSPHHTQLIILDDQRINLPHWAKVVLGNATAAHYVAGMGVHWYLDGIVPASCSLEATHKLFPDHFLLYTEACSGFITLRFSVSLGCWERGDRYSHSILTVLNHFVAGWTDWNLALDLEGGPNWVKNYVDSPVIVDSSKDVFYKQPMFYHLGHFSKFIPEGSRRVGLHSSRRCLICQLEHVAILRPDGALVLVVLNRFGWDVPFGIRDPAVGFIETMAPANSIQTYLWRQQ from the exons ATGGGGGCTGTCGGCAtcctgggctggctgctgctgctgcaggcggtgcctggggctgcag GCGCCCGGCCCTGCAGCCCCAAGTACTTCGGCCGTGACGCCATGGTGTGTGTCTGCAACGCCACATACTGCGACACGCTGGACCCCGTGGTCCTGCCGGCCCTGGGCACCTACGTGAAGTATGAGAGCAGCAAGGCTGGCAAGCGGCTGGAGCGCAGCGAGGGGAGCTTCCAGCGCAGCCTGCGTGCCCCAG ggctgctgctgaCACTCAACGTCTCCACAATGTACCAGCATGTGAAGGGCTTCGGCGGGTCCCTCTCTGATGCTGCTGCCCTGAACATCCTGGGGCTGTCGCGGCCAGCCCAGGACAACCTGCTGCGCTCCTACTTCTCTGAGAGTG GGATTGAGTACAACCTCATCCGGCTCCCCATGGCTTGCAGCGACTTCTCCGTGCGCCCCTACAGCTACGACGACGTCCCCCATGACTACGAGCTGAAGCACTTCAGGCTGGCGGAGGAGGACCTGAAGATGAAG ATCCCCCTCCTGCACCGAGCCTCAGCCATGAGCAGGCGGCCGCTGTCGCTGTACGCCAGCCCCTGGACCTCCCCAGCCTGGATGAAGAGTAACGGGGATGTCCGTGGGAAGGGCACGCtgaaggggcaggcaggggacaagTACCACAAGACCTGGGCCAACTACTTCATCAA GTTCCTGGACGAATACGCCAAACACAACGTGACCTTCTGGGCAGTGACGGCGCAGAACGAGCCCCTTGCAGCGCTCCTCACACACCCCCAGTTCCCCACCATTGCCTTCACTGCCGCGCAGCAGCGGGACTTCATCGTTCATGACCTGGGCCCCGCGCTGGCCCGCAGTCCCCACCACACCCAGCTTATCATCCTGGATGACCAGCGCATCAACCTCCCGCACTGGGCCAAAGTG GTCCTGGGCAATGCCACCGCTGCCCACTATGTCGCCGGCATGGGGGTTCACTGGTACCTGGACGGCATCGTCCCggccagctgcagcctggaggcCACCCATAAGCTCTTCCCTGACCATTTTCTCCTCTACACGGAGGCCTGCAGCGGCTTCATCACCCTCCGGTTCTCTGTGTCCCTGGGCTGCTGGGAGCGAGGGGACCGCTACAGCCACAGCATCCTGACG GTCCTGAACCACTTTGTGGCCGGCTGGACCGACTGGAACCTGGCCCTGGACCTGGAGGGGGGCCCCAACTGGGTCAAGAACTACGTGGACAGCCCAGTCATCGTGGACAGCAGCAAGGACGTCTTCTACAAGCAGCCCATGTTCTACCACCTGGGGCACTTCAG caaATTCATCCCCGAGGGCTCCCGGCGCGTGGGGCTGCATAGCAGCCGCCGATGCCTCATCTGTCAGCTGGAGCACGTGGCCATCCTGCGCCCTGATGGGGCCCTCGTCCTGGTGGTCCTCAACAG GTTTGGCTGGGATGTGCCATTTGGGATCCGGGACCCCGCCGTTGGTTTCATCGAGACCATGGCTCCAGCCAACTCCATCCAGACCTACCTGTGGCGCCAGCAGTGA
- the LOC143171013 gene encoding lysosomal acid glucosylceramidase-like gives MSCPLPDSPFLLRQTPSPPTTHNQKAGPAACCPAPIRDVARGFSGSSPGACRQRPSEPRCSRGAMGPGCAGILSWLLLVQAALQAAGGRPCNAKDFGHGSLVCACSATYCDTLDPVVLPPPGTYVKYESSKAGKRLERSEGSFQHNAETPDFHLTLDTAQRYQKVKGFGGSVTDSAAINIQSLSKDAQNHLLRSYFSEEGIEYNLVRVPMASTDFSVRLYTYADAEGDFELKHFNLTEEDTRMKIPILRAAQAVAKRPLSLYASPWTSPVWMKTNGAMTGRGTLKGSPGDKYHQAWAKYFIRFLDEYAKHNLTFWAVTAGNEPTAGEIVFYPFQCLGFSPEHQRDFIAQDLGPALANSSHRDVRLIILDDQRVMLPYWAQVVLKDPVAASYISGIGIHWYLDFLAPIDLTLSITHHLFPDYFLLSTEASTGSYFWEPRVVLGGWDRGSKYSHSILTNLNNYVTGWTDWNLALDLEGGPNWSKNYVDSPVIVDSSKDVFYKQPMFYHLGHFSKFIPEGSQRVGLAVSKKCRRCDLEHSAFLRPDGAIVLVVLNRSPVDVSFGISDPRVGFIEAMAPSDSIQTFLWKQPA, from the exons ATGAGCTGTCCTCTCCCGGACTCACCTTTCCTGCTCCGCCAGACGCCGTCACCTCCTACCACACACAACCAGAAAGCAGGTCCTGCCGCCTGCTGCCCCGCGCCCATCAGAGACGTGGCAAGAGGGTTTTCTGGCAGCAG ccctggtgCTTGCCGTCAGCGTCCGTCCGAGCCACGCTGCAGCAGAGGTGCCATGGGGCCTGGGTGTGCCGGCATACTCAGCTGGCTCCTGCTGGTGCAGGCAGCGTTGCAGGCAGCAG gcgGCCGTCCCTGCAATGCCAAGGACTTCGGTCATGGCTCGCTGGTGTGCGCCTGCAGCGCTACGTACTGCGATACACTGGACCCTGTGGTCCTGCCGCCCCCGGGCACCTACGTCAAGTATGAGAGCAGCAAGGCCGGCAAGCGGCTGGAGCGCAGCGAGGGGAGCTTCCAGCACAATGCCGAGACCCCAG ATTTCCATCTCACCCTGGACACGGCGCAGCGGTACCAGAAGGTGAAGGGCTTTGGTGGCTCCGTCACAGACTCAGCTGCCATCAACATCCAGTCCCTGTCCAAGGATGCCCAGAACCACCTGCTCCGCTCCTATTTCTCCGAGGAAG gcaTCGAGTACAACCTCGTGCGCGTCCCCATGGCCAGCACCGATTTCTCCGTCCGCCTGTACACCTATGCTGATGCAGAGGGCGACTTCGAGCTGAAGCATTTCAACCTGACGGAGGAGGACACGCGGATGAAG ATCCCCATCCTCCGGGCAGCCCAGGCGGTGGCCAAGCGGCCGCTGTCACTGTACGCCAGCCCCTGGACCTCCCCAGTCTGGATGAAGACGAATGGCGCAATGACAGGGAGGGGGACGCTGAAGGGCAGCCCCGGGGACAAGTACCACCAGGCCTGGGCCAAGTACTTTATCCG GTTCCTGGACGAATATGCCAAGCACAACCTGACCTTCTGGGCAGTGACGGCAGGGAACGAGCCCACGGCCGGTGAGATCGTCTTCTACCCCTTCCAGTGCCTGGGCTTCTCCCCTGAGCACCAGCGGGACTTCATCGCGCAGGACCTGGGCCCTGCGCTGGCCAACAGCTCCCACCGTGATGTCCGGCTTATCATTCTGGACGACCAGAGGGTGATGCTGCCCTACTGGGCGCAGGTG GTTCTCAAAGACCCTGTGGCCGCCAGCTACATCAGCGGCATTGGCATCCACTGGTACCTGGATTTCCTGGCGCCAATCGACCTCACACTCTCCATCACCCATCATCTCTTCCCGGACTATTTCCTCCTCTCCACGGAAGCCTCCACTGGCTCCTACTTCTGGGAGCCCAGGGTGGTGCTGGGCGGCTGGGACCGTGGGAGCAAGTACAGCCACAGCATCCTGACG AACCTCAACAACTACGTGACGGGCTGGACCGACTGGAACCTGGCCCTGGACCTGGAGGGGGGCCCCAACTGGAGCAAGAACTACGTGGACAGCCCTGTCATCGTGGACAGCAGCAAGGACGTCTTCTACAAGCAGCCCATGTTCTACCACCTGGGGCACTTCAG CAAGTTCATCCCCGAGGGCTCGCAGCGCGTGGGGCTGGCTGTCTCCAAGAAGTGCCGCCGGTGTGACCTAGAGCACTCGGCTTTCCTGCGCCCCGACGGCGCCATCGTCCTGGTGGTCCTGAACCG CTCCCCCGTGGACGTGTCCTTCGGGATCTCTGACCCACGGGTCGGCTTCATTGAGGCCATGGCTCCCAGTGACTCCATCCAGACGTTCCTGTGGAAGCAGCCAGCCTAG